The Thermoanaerobaculia bacterium genome contains a region encoding:
- a CDS encoding potassium transporter TrkG: MNLRLISKILGLFTFYTGLFMVFPLLWSIHDRGPDRIPILLSMVITVGLGAITFLSFRKERGEIFRKEGIFIVTFSWIIAAAVGALPYHFTGIEEFPTYVDCFFESMSGFTTTGASVLTNIEALPRGILFWRSLTHWLGGMGIIVLFIAVLPFLGVGGRELYRSEVPGPTPEGLRPRIAQTARTLWVIYGVLTVFETLFLMLAGMNFFESLCHTFGTLATGGFSTRNTSIAAYDSVAIESIIILFMIAAGVNFSLYYQAIQGSIKNILKNTEFKVYIGLVAFLTTFTAITLLLARNYDTVGEALRYSGFQVVSILTTTGYATADFDLWPSLLRVLLVVLMFIGGCAGSTGGGMKVIRIIVLVKDGIREIKRTIYPRSVFTIKVGGEIVKDSTAAAIRGFFILFMLIFVAASLIMAGLGLDPVTAVTSVAATMGNIGPGLNQIGPTLNYAFIPLSGKILLSFCMLLGRLELFTVLVLLSPDFWKR, from the coding sequence ATGAATCTCCGTCTGATCAGCAAGATCCTCGGACTGTTCACCTTTTACACGGGCCTTTTCATGGTCTTTCCCCTGCTCTGGAGTATTCACGACAGGGGACCCGATCGCATCCCGATCCTCCTTTCCATGGTAATCACGGTGGGCCTCGGGGCTATCACCTTTCTCTCCTTTCGAAAGGAACGGGGGGAAATATTCCGAAAAGAAGGAATCTTTATCGTTACGTTCAGCTGGATTATTGCGGCTGCCGTGGGAGCCCTTCCCTACCACTTCACCGGTATTGAAGAATTCCCCACCTACGTGGATTGCTTCTTTGAATCCATGTCCGGATTTACCACTACCGGAGCAAGCGTCCTGACCAATATCGAAGCTCTGCCCCGGGGTATCCTCTTCTGGCGCAGTCTGACCCACTGGCTGGGCGGGATGGGAATCATCGTCCTGTTCATTGCGGTTCTTCCCTTCCTTGGTGTTGGAGGTCGAGAACTCTATCGATCGGAGGTTCCAGGACCGACTCCGGAAGGTCTGCGCCCCCGAATCGCGCAGACCGCCAGGACCTTATGGGTAATCTATGGAGTTCTCACGGTTTTTGAGACGTTATTCCTGATGCTGGCGGGCATGAATTTTTTTGAATCCCTCTGCCACACCTTCGGAACGCTGGCAACCGGCGGGTTTTCCACGCGCAATACCAGCATCGCAGCTTATGACAGTGTTGCCATTGAATCGATCATTATCCTCTTTATGATTGCTGCCGGTGTCAATTTCAGCCTTTATTATCAGGCTATTCAGGGAAGTATTAAAAACATTCTTAAGAATACGGAATTTAAAGTATACATCGGTCTAGTTGCCTTTCTTACCACCTTTACAGCGATCACCCTCCTTCTGGCCCGGAATTATGATACGGTCGGGGAAGCACTCCGATATTCCGGCTTTCAGGTTGTCTCCATTCTGACCACAACCGGATACGCCACAGCCGATTTTGACCTCTGGCCTTCTCTGCTCAGAGTTCTTCTCGTTGTTTTGATGTTCATCGGTGGCTGTGCCGGTTCTACCGGCGGCGGGATGAAAGTTATCCGCATAATCGTCCTGGTAAAAGATGGAATTCGGGAAATTAAACGTACGATCTATCCGCGATCCGTCTTCACGATCAAAGTCGGCGGTGAGATTGTGAAAGATTCCACGGCAGCGGCAATCCGTGGTTTCTTTATCCTCTTCATGCTGATTTTCGTGGCGGCATCTCTGATCATGGCAGGCCTTGGGCTCGACCCTGTCACCGCCGTCACGTCCGTGGCCGCCACCATGGGAAATATCGGCCCCGGCCTGAACCAGATCGGTCCTACCCTCAATTATGCTTTTATCCCGCTGAGCGGAAAGATTCTTCTCTCCTTCTGCATGCTGCTCGGCCGGCTTGAGCTTTTCACGGTGCTTGTCCTGTTAAGTCCCGATTTCTGGAAGCGATAA
- a CDS encoding VWA domain-containing protein: protein MRVWMITAILLIASFPLPGQEKPVFSGETVEVRVVDVPVQVTDKDGNPIVNLSPEDFQLSVDGKSQPLKYFFEVKDSGTLRQSFAEAYKASGAKQPGIQPEFHKRIVIFLDGYHLHPHNYLRVESALETLLGTVMVEGDEASIFLAMPSVQRIQDWTDDVMLLKRTLREFKLSSTASTALPLRQRDMERIISSTSRYQFALQSVRGYAQERRYEILRVIDAMRAVLDINRTVSGEKYFIYVGEGIPTIPGLEYFYLLDKYFPRFASLNEATQYDLSHEFDFLGKFGASCGFTMYLVDSRGLVSSSPGFEADMSGEDYVRGMDVFGQSAVLRSSQDSLKILADATGGRAIVDTNDVKAGIGKFSLALNHYYSLAFEPGHPRDGAYHDIEVKIKNPEFVVSFRKGYVDFLPEENLPTRLQTFLVWDRVPHNPLNFGVRVEKSSKKGRYYLVPIKILFPKKSMPFTDGKTMLRVGIVIGDEQGRKSEAFTQKINLTSEMWKDSDTLAVPVKLQMRKGEQTMIVGVEDPFEDISYVRLTVKVPTGNDS, encoded by the coding sequence ATGCGAGTTTGGATGATTACTGCGATTCTCCTGATCGCCTCCTTTCCGCTCCCCGGACAGGAAAAGCCTGTTTTTTCGGGAGAAACAGTCGAAGTCAGGGTCGTCGACGTGCCGGTTCAGGTAACGGATAAAGATGGCAATCCGATAGTGAACCTGTCTCCCGAAGACTTTCAACTTTCGGTGGATGGAAAATCCCAGCCTTTGAAATACTTTTTTGAAGTCAAGGATTCCGGGACGCTGAGACAGTCTTTCGCGGAAGCGTACAAGGCCTCCGGCGCAAAGCAGCCGGGAATTCAGCCGGAATTTCATAAGCGAATTGTAATTTTCCTCGATGGATACCACCTCCATCCCCATAACTATCTCCGTGTCGAATCAGCCCTGGAAACTCTTTTGGGAACGGTGATGGTGGAGGGCGATGAAGCATCCATCTTTCTGGCCATGCCTTCCGTGCAAAGAATACAGGACTGGACGGACGATGTCATGCTCTTAAAGAGGACTCTCCGGGAATTTAAACTATCCAGTACCGCCTCCACGGCCCTCCCCCTTCGCCAGAGGGATATGGAACGAATCATCTCGTCGACCAGTCGATATCAGTTTGCCCTGCAGAGTGTTCGTGGGTACGCCCAGGAACGCCGTTACGAAATTCTTCGCGTCATTGATGCCATGAGGGCAGTCCTTGATATCAACCGCACGGTGTCAGGAGAAAAGTATTTCATTTACGTCGGGGAAGGGATTCCGACCATCCCCGGGCTGGAATATTTTTACCTTCTGGATAAATACTTCCCGAGATTTGCATCACTCAACGAAGCTACACAGTATGATCTGAGCCACGAATTCGACTTTCTGGGCAAGTTTGGAGCCTCCTGCGGATTCACGATGTACCTCGTGGATTCCCGGGGACTTGTTTCTTCTTCTCCCGGGTTTGAAGCCGATATGAGTGGTGAGGATTACGTCCGGGGCATGGATGTATTTGGACAGTCCGCTGTCCTTCGTTCCTCACAGGACTCTTTAAAAATCCTCGCTGATGCAACGGGTGGCCGGGCCATAGTCGACACAAACGACGTCAAAGCAGGGATCGGGAAATTCTCACTCGCTCTGAACCATTACTACTCCCTGGCCTTTGAACCCGGGCATCCCAGAGATGGCGCCTATCATGACATCGAAGTCAAGATCAAGAACCCGGAGTTTGTCGTTTCTTTTCGCAAGGGTTATGTGGATTTCTTACCCGAGGAGAACCTTCCAACACGTCTGCAGACCTTTCTGGTCTGGGATCGCGTGCCTCACAATCCCCTGAATTTCGGCGTCCGCGTGGAAAAATCATCCAAAAAAGGCCGATACTATCTTGTTCCTATTAAGATTCTCTTCCCTAAAAAATCCATGCCCTTTACCGACGGAAAAACCATGCTTCGTGTCGGCATCGTGATCGGCGATGAACAGGGAAGAAAAAGCGAGGCTTTCACGCAGAAAATTAATCTCACCAGCGAAATGTGGAAAGACAGTGACACCCTTGCGGTGCCCGTCAAACTTCAGATGCGAAAAGGTGAACAGACCATGATTGTGGGAGTGGAAGATCCGTTTGAAGACATTTCCTACGTGAGGCTGACCGTCAAGGTTCCCACCGGGAATGATTCGTGA
- a CDS encoding HD domain-containing protein produces the protein MNQDLRVSLFEIVSGVADIADSCHPALRDHHARVALLSCFIGREMGLGQSVEQVLILAGLLHDVGALGLEERLDLLEFEADFDISPEDTHARQGAWLVDSFPPLHAVSRLIRDHHARWDQKGALEAQGLTPAPGTFILHLADRVSVLLNRDRPVIQQVEHALQRVMERSGSVFWPEAVDALGNLARFEHLWMEILHPNARDTLNHMVHPWEIVIDLPGLFNLGEMLTRVVDFRSPFTAGHSRTTGMVAEKLWRLAGFSEDEGTLIALAGFLHDLGKLAIPSEIIEKPAGLTWEERQSMVTHPYHTHRFLRGIKPLRSIEPWASFHHEHMDGSGYPFHVSAEDIPMESRIIAVADVFTALQEDRPYRQPRSPGATINMLKSMSERGALDGEVVSLVENNRDSLLDVRHEARKKASETFVSFSSQGVLTQKMQ, from the coding sequence GTGAACCAGGATCTTCGAGTATCACTCTTTGAGATTGTTTCCGGAGTGGCGGATATTGCCGACTCCTGTCATCCCGCTCTCAGGGATCACCACGCAAGGGTGGCCCTTCTGTCCTGTTTCATCGGGCGAGAGATGGGACTGGGACAGTCCGTTGAACAGGTGCTCATTCTTGCGGGGCTTCTTCATGACGTTGGAGCTCTCGGCCTGGAGGAGCGACTCGATCTTCTCGAATTTGAAGCCGACTTCGATATCTCTCCCGAGGACACCCACGCGCGGCAGGGAGCATGGCTGGTCGATTCATTTCCTCCTCTTCATGCCGTGTCAAGGCTGATCCGCGATCACCATGCCCGCTGGGATCAGAAAGGTGCTCTGGAAGCCCAGGGATTAACCCCGGCACCGGGCACTTTCATTCTCCACCTTGCGGACCGGGTCTCCGTTCTTCTCAACCGGGATCGTCCGGTAATTCAGCAAGTGGAACACGCCCTTCAACGGGTCATGGAAAGATCCGGGTCAGTTTTCTGGCCGGAAGCCGTCGATGCACTCGGAAATCTGGCCCGGTTCGAACATTTGTGGATGGAAATACTCCATCCCAACGCCCGTGACACGCTGAATCATATGGTTCACCCATGGGAAATCGTGATCGACCTTCCCGGACTCTTCAACCTTGGGGAGATGCTGACTCGTGTCGTTGACTTCCGCAGTCCCTTTACCGCCGGTCACTCACGCACCACCGGCATGGTGGCTGAAAAGTTGTGGCGCCTGGCAGGTTTTTCCGAGGATGAAGGCACCCTGATCGCACTGGCGGGATTTCTTCACGACCTCGGCAAACTGGCCATACCTTCCGAAATTATTGAGAAACCCGCGGGCCTGACATGGGAAGAGCGACAGAGCATGGTCACCCACCCTTACCATACTCACCGTTTTCTGAGAGGGATTAAACCTTTGAGATCGATTGAACCATGGGCCTCGTTTCACCATGAACACATGGATGGGAGCGGGTATCCCTTTCATGTCTCAGCGGAAGACATCCCGATGGAATCCAGAATCATTGCCGTGGCAGACGTATTTACAGCCCTGCAGGAAGACCGACCTTATCGCCAGCCCAGGTCTCCCGGTGCCACTATAAACATGCTGAAATCCATGTCGGAGAGGGGCGCTCTGGACGGGGAAGTGGTGTCTCTGGTTGAAAATAACAGAGATTCCCTTCTCGATGTGCGTCACGAGGCTCGAAAAAAGGCCTCAGAAACCTTTGTAAGCTTCTCCAGTCAGGGTGTATTAACCCAGAAAATGCAGTAG
- the trkA gene encoding Trk system potassium transporter TrkA, giving the protein MPNIIIGAGEVGYSLATMLARENRDVVVIDTNEEALLRISDHVDAQTIVGHGASINTLKHAGIAEAEMVVAVTDLDEVNMIAAMTAKRLGVPMTVARVRDPVYLQGTRVIFRDILGIDLVINPSMVTAAKLAAISRSPGAMEIEDYADGLIKFMHFTLDQSFLYLDMPLKSFPVPEHFIIAAILREGELIIPSGNDILAEDDTVYVISKSEKAEQVRLLFGGSEIRTRRVAIAGGGRVGQLTARLLEREKIDVKLIERDYERCEELAAELARTRVIHGECTDVALLKEEKIDKCDLLIAATEDDSTNIISCLLAKELGTFKVASLVRKADFAAFVERFGIDVGVSPRLLTANMIFKHLRTGQVVSIAKLVDGKGEVLELIASEGCKASGHSMKDLNFPKGAIVAAVQKKKGILIPRGADRIDPGDHVIVLVKPEVVDEVGALFS; this is encoded by the coding sequence ATGCCGAATATCATCATCGGAGCCGGGGAGGTTGGTTACTCCCTCGCCACCATGCTTGCCAGGGAAAATCGTGATGTTGTGGTAATCGATACCAACGAGGAAGCCCTGCTGAGAATATCAGACCATGTCGATGCCCAGACCATTGTGGGCCATGGCGCCAGCATTAACACTCTTAAGCATGCCGGCATTGCGGAAGCGGAAATGGTTGTCGCCGTAACGGACCTGGACGAAGTCAACATGATTGCGGCCATGACAGCAAAACGGCTTGGAGTCCCCATGACGGTAGCCCGGGTTCGTGATCCTGTCTATCTCCAGGGAACAAGGGTAATTTTCCGCGATATTCTCGGGATTGACCTGGTCATCAATCCAAGCATGGTCACTGCGGCGAAACTGGCTGCCATCTCCCGTAGTCCCGGTGCCATGGAGATCGAAGACTATGCGGATGGACTGATCAAGTTCATGCACTTCACTCTGGATCAGAGCTTCCTTTACCTGGATATGCCGTTAAAGAGCTTCCCGGTACCGGAGCATTTCATCATCGCGGCTATCCTGCGTGAAGGAGAACTCATTATTCCCAGTGGAAATGACATCCTGGCAGAGGATGACACAGTTTACGTCATCTCCAAGTCGGAGAAAGCCGAGCAGGTCAGGCTTCTCTTCGGGGGAAGTGAAATCAGGACCCGCAGGGTCGCAATTGCCGGAGGCGGAAGAGTCGGCCAGCTCACGGCCCGGTTACTCGAACGGGAAAAGATCGACGTCAAGCTGATCGAGCGGGACTATGAACGGTGTGAAGAGCTCGCAGCGGAGCTGGCACGCACAAGGGTCATCCATGGAGAATGTACGGATGTCGCACTCCTGAAAGAAGAAAAGATCGACAAGTGCGATCTGCTCATCGCCGCCACAGAGGATGATTCCACCAACATTATTTCCTGTCTCCTCGCCAAGGAACTGGGGACATTCAAAGTGGCCTCGCTGGTCCGCAAGGCCGATTTTGCCGCCTTTGTGGAGCGATTCGGAATCGATGTAGGTGTTTCGCCCCGTCTGCTGACCGCAAACATGATTTTCAAGCATCTTCGAACCGGGCAGGTAGTATCGATCGCGAAGCTGGTGGACGGAAAGGGCGAAGTCCTGGAACTGATTGCCTCGGAAGGTTGCAAAGCCTCAGGTCACTCGATGAAGGATCTTAATTTTCCTAAAGGTGCGATTGTGGCAGCGGTTCAGAAGAAAAAGGGAATCCTCATTCCCAGGGGCGCCGACCGGATCGATCCGGGGGATCACGTCATTGTTCTGGTCAAACCAGAAGTCGTGGACGAAGTCGGGGCTCTCTTTTCCTGA